The Aureispira anguillae genome contains a region encoding:
- a CDS encoding DinB family protein, whose protein sequence is MNKADLKLELEKTEQTTLQFFDLPLDDLQKRYAPTKWNIQQVLHHLADAETILYERIRRVISGPQQVLWTFDQDRFCQGLDYDKFPLNINKDIYKATRRAIIYILEQHYDSKKELVFIHSKMGKRTLGEEFRKVAWHNEHHLNQIRQALKFG, encoded by the coding sequence ATGAACAAAGCTGACCTCAAATTAGAATTAGAAAAAACGGAACAGACCACATTACAGTTCTTTGATCTGCCTCTTGACGATTTGCAAAAACGTTATGCTCCTACCAAATGGAATATCCAGCAAGTTTTACATCATTTGGCAGATGCTGAAACAATCCTCTACGAACGAATTAGGCGGGTAATTAGTGGTCCCCAGCAGGTCTTGTGGACTTTTGACCAAGATCGTTTTTGTCAAGGGCTAGATTACGATAAGTTTCCGTTGAACATCAACAAAGATATTTACAAAGCAACCCGAAGAGCAATCATCTATATTTTGGAGCAGCATTATGATTCAAAAAAAGAGCTTGTTTTTATCCATAGTAAGATGGGAAAACGTACCTTGGGTGAAGAATTTAGAAAAGTGGCTTGGCACAATGAACACCACTTAAATCAAATTCGACAAGCCTTAAAATTTGGATGA
- a CDS encoding LytR/AlgR family response regulator transcription factor, with product MVKYKCVIIDDEMQAINALQHELKENCPEIAIIGQANSVATAVVEINEKKPELIFLDIRLTDGLGFNVLEQINDDNIKVIFTTAYSEHAIQAFRFNAIDYLLKPIEGIELVRAVQKILKAENSQLKQRIKSLLAPAKGDKKIAIATSEGIHLFPLQTIVKLNSERNYTRVYFSDGKTLLSAKTLKEFEGLLAPYQFMRVHQSYIIHLIHIKSYMSKDGGYILMEDESTVPLASRKKSQLLEELKKL from the coding sequence ATGGTGAAATATAAATGTGTTATAATTGACGATGAAATGCAAGCAATTAATGCCTTGCAACACGAATTAAAAGAAAATTGCCCTGAAATAGCAATCATAGGTCAAGCGAATAGCGTGGCTACCGCTGTTGTTGAAATCAATGAAAAAAAACCCGAATTAATTTTTTTAGATATTCGGCTCACAGATGGTCTTGGGTTTAATGTATTGGAACAAATAAATGACGATAACATCAAGGTTATTTTTACAACTGCCTACAGCGAGCACGCCATCCAAGCGTTTCGTTTTAATGCAATTGATTACTTATTAAAGCCCATTGAGGGCATCGAATTAGTACGGGCTGTGCAAAAAATATTAAAGGCTGAAAACAGTCAATTAAAACAACGAATCAAGTCCTTATTAGCACCTGCAAAAGGAGACAAAAAAATAGCCATTGCTACCTCAGAGGGAATCCATCTATTTCCACTACAAACAATTGTAAAGCTCAATTCTGAACGCAATTATACAAGAGTGTATTTCTCTGATGGCAAAACGCTCTTATCTGCCAAAACACTCAAAGAATTTGAAGGGCTTTTAGCTCCCTACCAATTTATGCGAGTCCACCAATCGTATATCATCCACCTAATACATATTAAGAGTTATATGAGCAAGGATGGTGGATATATTTTAATGGAAGATGAATCTACTGTTCCTTTGGCCTCTCGAAAAAAGAGTCAATTATTAGAGGAGTTGAAGAAGTTATAA
- a CDS encoding asparagine--tRNA ligase: MQHQYIQDFAQYEDGTEITIKGWIDKARNSKTNHFFDFRDGTGFTQCIVSLDTVGEEAFEQAKRLTIESSVSFTGKILRNERSLGGYELQVTTFEIYHIATDFPITKTDKEHGPNFLEERRHLWLRRRRQWAINRVRNQLIMGIHEFFQQDGFVQMDAPLMTGSACEGTTDLFETDFFGQPAYLSQSGQLYAEAMAMAMNKVYTFGPTFRSEKSNTPRHLAEFWMIEPEVAFATNEDNMVLIERFIKHVIARVLDKCQTEFELLGRDTSKLQAVVDGDFPQVSYSDAVKILNGSMDVDGKNAIALQEEDLAAAKALIEAHQQEIADREKAIKAGMKKGARKHSEQVIAKLQAEIKVAEEQLRNIPKWIESAKNFEHGEDLGSSDETVLTRVFSTPVMVYNWPTKIKAFYMKEVEGQPEFVKGVDLLAPDGFGEIIGGSERETDINILLKKIEEHELDQADFEWYLDLRRFGSVPHAGFGLGLERLVRWSCDLHHVRETIPFPRRYGHIKP, from the coding sequence ATGCAACATCAATATATTCAAGATTTTGCTCAATACGAAGATGGAACAGAAATCACCATCAAAGGCTGGATCGATAAGGCTCGTAACAGTAAAACCAACCACTTTTTTGATTTTCGTGATGGAACTGGTTTTACACAGTGCATCGTTTCTTTAGATACAGTAGGTGAAGAGGCCTTTGAGCAAGCAAAGCGATTGACCATTGAGAGTTCTGTTTCTTTTACAGGAAAAATTCTTCGCAACGAAAGAAGTCTTGGGGGCTATGAACTTCAGGTAACTACTTTTGAAATTTACCATATTGCTACTGATTTTCCGATTACAAAAACGGACAAAGAACATGGTCCTAACTTCTTAGAAGAACGTCGCCACCTTTGGTTGCGTAGAAGACGACAATGGGCAATCAACCGAGTACGTAACCAACTCATTATGGGAATTCATGAGTTTTTCCAACAAGATGGTTTTGTACAAATGGACGCACCGCTCATGACGGGTTCTGCCTGTGAGGGTACAACAGATTTGTTTGAAACAGACTTTTTTGGTCAGCCTGCTTATTTGTCTCAATCTGGGCAACTTTACGCAGAAGCGATGGCCATGGCCATGAATAAAGTATATACCTTTGGTCCTACTTTCCGTTCTGAAAAATCAAATACGCCTCGTCATTTAGCGGAATTCTGGATGATTGAACCTGAAGTTGCCTTTGCTACCAACGAAGACAACATGGTATTGATTGAGCGTTTTATCAAACATGTTATTGCTCGTGTCTTGGACAAATGCCAAACTGAATTTGAACTTTTGGGAAGGGACACTTCTAAACTACAAGCAGTCGTAGACGGAGATTTTCCACAAGTTTCTTATTCTGATGCTGTTAAAATCTTAAATGGCTCAATGGATGTTGATGGCAAAAATGCCATTGCCTTGCAAGAAGAAGACTTAGCCGCAGCCAAAGCATTGATTGAGGCACATCAGCAAGAGATTGCAGATCGTGAAAAAGCCATCAAAGCGGGAATGAAAAAAGGCGCTCGCAAACACAGTGAGCAGGTTATCGCTAAATTGCAAGCAGAAATAAAAGTAGCAGAAGAACAACTGAGAAATATTCCAAAATGGATTGAATCTGCCAAAAACTTTGAACACGGAGAAGACTTAGGAAGCTCTGATGAAACGGTTCTAACTCGTGTTTTCTCTACCCCTGTTATGGTTTATAACTGGCCTACTAAAATCAAGGCTTTTTATATGAAAGAAGTAGAGGGGCAACCTGAATTTGTCAAGGGGGTAGATTTATTGGCACCAGATGGATTTGGAGAAATCATTGGAGGTTCTGAAAGAGAAACCGATATTAATATCTTACTTAAGAAAATTGAAGAGCACGAATTAGATCAAGCTGATTTTGAATGGTACTTAGACTTGCGTCGCTTTGGTTCTGTTCCTCATGCTGGTTTTGGTTTGGGCTTAGAACGTTTGGTTCGTTGGTCTTGTGATCTACACCATGTTAGGGAAACCATTCCTTTCCCTCGTCGTTATGGGCACATCAAACCTTAA
- a CDS encoding zinc-dependent metalloprotease: MKTTNFLFLLIPCFLFSGLLLQAQTPENYQQQIHQHTEGEPNHECGAHPTTGQVNYMNLTARERQNYVSQSRAGTIYIPVRHIIVRKSDGTGGISSTDLQNAMDELNTTYAAANIQFYECSKAYVNSDTYYDFETSEEAALAAAYEVANVVNIFHCNTVSNGAGSFYCGYAYFPGGADRIVMKNSCTTNGSTFIHEFGHYFSAYHTHQGGNELVNGSNCSTAGDQICDTPADPNLSGVVNSSCVYTGTATDANGDSYTPQTTNYMSYSRKSCRTVFTNGQIARIRYSAVNDRNYLTCSCFSYDYVGYFNFGSDVSSHNYTTTGTTSLVSVYNCDSDPLQQRVGGCSSAPNSVSVDFDVPAGTDKLRLLLKGGWQNSHSEIHIDGQYQKDFTLNTSSCSTGYTYVYIYNISNHTQDGKVTIELVDPTTGCAGDFIIDYMYVYAANCNESSYAKIPYFTNFNSGILDNYWLTQSSNEFGRAELTNLNGPYSGAYHLVMDVNTNGNYATNQADLRVDLDNCTSPTLYFRWKEFNDETHTQDGVYLSDDGGENFVKVHDLTGGTYNTWTAVSLNLATLATTHGLTLSSEFVIRFQQYDNYKATTDGIAIDYVYVYGCNNTPTPMVIMTDEDRRRGSVVTEFPGWENATNDPLSTDIDAIDETASKTEVDVFPNPADQQLSLNFRQFKTADKVTIKLVNMLGAVQYTTTHNINNGQSDVIGLSIEQLPAGVYSVVIESNNKMLHNKRFVIEH, translated from the coding sequence ATGAAGACAACAAATTTTTTATTCCTCTTAATCCCATGTTTCTTATTTTCAGGGCTCTTACTACAAGCCCAAACCCCTGAAAACTACCAACAACAAATACACCAACACACAGAAGGAGAACCCAACCACGAATGTGGTGCACACCCAACTACTGGTCAGGTCAATTACATGAATTTGACGGCAAGAGAGCGCCAAAATTATGTAAGCCAAAGCCGAGCGGGTACTATTTACATTCCTGTACGTCATATTATTGTTAGAAAATCAGATGGTACAGGTGGTATTTCTAGTACAGATTTACAAAATGCAATGGATGAATTAAATACTACTTATGCTGCTGCTAATATTCAGTTCTATGAGTGCAGCAAAGCTTATGTTAATAGCGATACTTATTATGACTTTGAAACCTCTGAAGAAGCTGCTTTAGCTGCGGCTTATGAAGTTGCCAATGTGGTTAATATTTTCCACTGTAATACGGTTTCGAATGGAGCAGGAAGTTTCTACTGTGGTTATGCTTATTTCCCAGGTGGTGCTGATCGAATTGTAATGAAGAACAGCTGTACCACCAATGGAAGTACTTTTATTCATGAGTTTGGTCATTATTTCTCTGCTTATCACACCCACCAAGGCGGTAATGAACTTGTTAATGGTTCTAACTGTTCTACTGCGGGTGACCAAATTTGTGATACACCTGCTGATCCTAATTTGTCGGGTGTTGTTAATAGCTCTTGTGTTTATACAGGTACTGCTACCGATGCCAATGGCGATAGCTATACTCCACAAACAACAAATTACATGTCTTATTCCAGAAAATCATGTAGAACGGTCTTTACCAATGGACAAATTGCTCGTATTCGTTATAGCGCTGTTAATGATAGAAATTACTTAACTTGCTCTTGCTTTTCATACGACTATGTTGGATACTTTAACTTTGGTTCGGATGTTAGCAGTCACAATTACACAACCACTGGCACTACTTCTTTAGTTAGCGTGTACAACTGTGACTCAGACCCTCTACAACAAAGAGTTGGTGGTTGTTCTAGCGCTCCTAATTCAGTTAGTGTAGATTTTGATGTACCAGCAGGTACCGACAAATTGCGTTTATTGTTAAAAGGAGGCTGGCAAAATAGCCACAGTGAAATTCATATTGATGGTCAATATCAAAAAGATTTCACCTTAAATACAAGTAGTTGTAGCACTGGCTATACCTATGTATACATTTACAATATTTCTAACCATACGCAAGACGGCAAGGTTACAATTGAGTTGGTAGATCCTACAACAGGATGTGCTGGTGATTTTATCATCGACTACATGTATGTTTATGCAGCCAATTGCAACGAAAGTAGTTATGCCAAAATTCCATACTTTACCAACTTCAACTCTGGTATTTTAGACAACTATTGGTTGACCCAAAGTTCAAATGAATTTGGACGTGCTGAATTAACCAATTTGAATGGTCCATATTCTGGTGCTTATCACTTGGTAATGGATGTAAATACCAATGGCAACTACGCTACCAACCAAGCTGATCTACGAGTTGATTTAGACAATTGTACTAGTCCTACTCTCTATTTTAGATGGAAAGAATTTAATGATGAAACGCATACACAAGATGGTGTTTACTTATCCGATGATGGAGGAGAAAATTTTGTTAAAGTACATGATTTAACAGGAGGTACTTATAATACTTGGACTGCTGTTAGTCTCAACTTAGCAACCTTGGCTACTACTCATGGTTTAACACTAAGCAGTGAGTTTGTGATTCGATTCCAACAGTATGATAATTACAAAGCTACGACAGATGGTATTGCCATTGACTATGTTTATGTCTATGGTTGTAACAATACACCTACTCCTATGGTTATCATGACGGATGAAGACAGAAGAAGAGGTTCGGTTGTTACCGAATTCCCAGGTTGGGAAAATGCAACCAATGATCCTCTATCTACTGATATTGATGCGATAGATGAAACAGCAAGCAAAACAGAGGTAGATGTATTCCCAAATCCAGCAGATCAACAATTGAGTCTTAACTTCAGACAATTTAAAACGGCTGATAAAGTAACCATCAAATTGGTCAATATGCTTGGTGCGGTTCAATATACAACAACACACAATATCAATAATGGGCAATCAGATGTTATTGGCTTGTCTATTGAACAGTTACCTGCGGGTGTCTATTCTGTGGTTATCGAAAGTAATAACAAAATGCTACACAACAAACGTTTTGTAATAGAGCACTAG
- a CDS encoding RNA polymerase sigma factor translates to MKDKLDIKNISEKDLVQKCIANERQYQEMLYRKYADQMYSVCLSYNNDEDEACDILQEGFIKVFRKLEQFNFESSLKSWIRRIIINTALDHYRRQKRHEEKLESYTQVAISPHIGNVLDQIDAQDLIALVNELPSRAAIVLKLYAVEGYNHKEIAEKLDISEGTSKSQLHRARALLKQLLSKNDEK, encoded by the coding sequence GTGAAAGATAAATTAGATATTAAAAATATTTCAGAAAAGGACTTGGTTCAAAAGTGTATTGCGAATGAGCGTCAATATCAAGAGATGCTTTATCGAAAATATGCGGATCAAATGTATAGTGTTTGTCTTTCTTATAATAATGATGAAGATGAAGCCTGTGATATTTTGCAAGAAGGATTTATTAAGGTATTTCGAAAATTAGAACAGTTTAATTTTGAAAGCTCTTTGAAAAGTTGGATAAGGAGAATTATTATCAATACTGCTTTGGATCATTATCGTAGACAAAAGCGGCATGAAGAAAAATTAGAGTCTTATACTCAGGTCGCCATCAGTCCTCATATTGGAAATGTTTTGGATCAAATTGATGCGCAAGATTTGATTGCCTTGGTCAATGAATTACCTTCAAGAGCTGCTATTGTACTAAAATTATATGCAGTAGAAGGCTACAACCATAAAGAAATTGCCGAAAAATTAGATATAAGCGAAGGAACATCTAAATCTCAGTTGCATAGGGCTAGGGCATTGTTAAAACAATTGCTGAGTAAGAACGATGAAAAATAA
- a CDS encoding carbohydrate binding domain-containing protein, translating to MMCKKSKFIMALLLILGCSVQAVMAQNSTFCPGNFFTNGDFEIGVPTNVSNNITLASGWDKIWAGNSEADYYDQFNAAIGAPPSPASGDYGSLWIDSRNLSNSTWREGMLNELATPVPLNTGNYAFSFDIACLHGSGDAEISVYGIYDPNYPGGYVYANSPTASHTPLNVNLFSASGLPQEIVLLGTVPVPNQCDDTYNSMTFSFSTNGLALTGNITHIAIASSDAIIQGGKYVAVDNFCMVVQDNGPDGDYCCDGNNLVQNGNFEAGNTGFLSTYTVGTFPGEYEVTTTAAAFGATVADHSFCSGNFPNNSNFMLVNGRTQQAGSNTIWGQPITGLEEGERYKFCVNFKNMPQCTFDVLPKITLQAGGSTTTATISTTPTDPCDWQSVEMNFTATSTTELIRIILDENGNGDGNDLAIDDIAVLKLASPGLNITVQHQGSNQQITASVNNISVADDSIAGDCEYAWFVAEVNNVSPLGIDIGTLASGNQAGNTVVPPGTSGSPWDLTTTFPDYVFAPNTLYVIGIYQRECGCYASDFAYQLTYNFAESNNGFQLTPEQIAKIVELIEQGHSSAATLSEREEALSIYPNPTNGVLVATLQDEAIQGIQIRSSIGTLIKNISLSGQNTREAIDFNELPAGAYIISVVGVSEKTYTSNFIKQ from the coding sequence ATGATGTGTAAAAAATCAAAATTTATAATGGCATTGCTGCTGATATTGGGTTGCAGTGTTCAAGCTGTAATGGCGCAAAATTCTACTTTTTGTCCTGGTAATTTTTTTACCAATGGAGATTTTGAAATTGGCGTACCAACGAATGTAAGTAATAATATAACCCTTGCGAGCGGTTGGGACAAGATTTGGGCAGGAAACAGTGAAGCAGATTACTATGATCAATTTAATGCTGCTATTGGTGCGCCGCCTTCTCCCGCATCAGGAGATTATGGTAGTTTATGGATTGATAGCCGAAATCTATCCAATAGTACTTGGCGAGAAGGTATGCTCAATGAGTTGGCTACTCCTGTTCCCTTAAATACAGGTAACTATGCCTTTTCCTTTGACATTGCTTGCTTACATGGTTCTGGTGATGCAGAGATTAGTGTTTATGGTATTTATGATCCTAATTATCCAGGAGGTTATGTATATGCTAATAGCCCAACAGCATCCCATACGCCTCTTAATGTTAATTTATTCTCGGCAAGTGGCTTGCCGCAAGAAATAGTGTTGTTAGGTACCGTACCTGTTCCCAATCAGTGTGATGATACCTATAATAGTATGACTTTTTCTTTTAGTACCAATGGCCTTGCCTTAACAGGAAATATAACGCATATTGCTATTGCATCATCTGATGCTATTATACAAGGAGGCAAATATGTTGCTGTCGATAATTTTTGCATGGTTGTTCAAGACAATGGTCCTGATGGTGATTACTGCTGTGATGGAAATAACCTAGTACAAAATGGTAACTTTGAAGCTGGAAATACTGGTTTTTTGAGTACTTATACGGTTGGAACTTTTCCTGGTGAATATGAAGTAACAACAACCGCAGCAGCTTTTGGTGCTACTGTAGCAGACCATTCTTTTTGTTCAGGCAATTTTCCAAATAACAGTAACTTTATGTTAGTAAATGGAAGAACGCAACAAGCGGGGAGTAACACCATCTGGGGACAACCTATTACAGGGTTAGAAGAAGGAGAACGTTATAAATTCTGTGTCAACTTTAAAAATATGCCGCAATGCACGTTTGATGTATTACCTAAGATTACCCTACAGGCAGGAGGGAGTACGACTACAGCAACAATCTCAACTACTCCTACAGACCCCTGCGATTGGCAATCGGTGGAAATGAATTTTACGGCAACTAGCACTACAGAATTAATCCGTATTATTTTAGATGAAAATGGTAATGGGGATGGAAATGATTTAGCAATTGATGATATTGCTGTCCTTAAATTAGCAAGCCCTGGTCTTAATATCACCGTACAACACCAAGGTAGCAATCAGCAAATTACAGCATCTGTAAACAATATTAGTGTTGCTGATGATAGTATTGCAGGAGATTGTGAATACGCTTGGTTTGTTGCAGAAGTAAATAATGTATCTCCTTTGGGGATTGATATAGGAACATTAGCCAGTGGCAATCAAGCAGGAAATACAGTTGTACCTCCAGGCACTAGTGGTAGCCCTTGGGACTTAACGACTACATTCCCCGATTATGTTTTTGCCCCTAACACTCTTTACGTTATTGGGATTTATCAACGAGAATGCGGTTGTTATGCGAGCGATTTTGCTTATCAACTCACTTATAACTTTGCCGAATCGAATAATGGATTTCAGTTAACTCCTGAGCAAATAGCAAAAATTGTAGAATTAATTGAGCAAGGACATTCCTCAGCAGCAACACTATCCGAGAGAGAAGAAGCACTAAGTATTTATCCCAATCCTACCAATGGGGTATTAGTAGCAACCTTACAAGACGAAGCTATTCAAGGCATTCAAATACGTTCAAGTATCGGCACTTTGATTAAAAATATTTCGCTTAGTGGTCAGAATACAAGAGAAGCGATTGACTTTAATGAACTACCAGCAGGTGCTTATATCATTAGTGTTGTAGGGGTTTCAGAAAAAACATATACCTCTAATTTTATTAAGCAGTAA
- a CDS encoding sensor histidine kinase → MPFLSIPRLPLWWGLCMLLGVSNIQGQSPYLKHFSFSEGLPSNTVYAVYQDKQGYIWFGTNLGVCRYNGYEIENFINKEGIPDLDIFGFYEDSQDRLWFRTFNGKLGYYKNGQFYNENFDCALRVKNPSSLIASIQEYKGSIYFTYFRKRILQLDSTTKQLHDIKLDKNADLVQLYNNKILTALRDCDSFKVHSLGALKTLKKIPCPSFLELSRSASYKEGWLFSNYKTLRYLDLKKGTNTLLTSFKRDIIAIHTIDSLVWVGTFDGAYLLRIKNDSSITILSSVLRGKKVTAICKDFEGGLWFSTLNNGVYYDYNTNLNIHYSTKNKTEALGTISSLSVDQDQRTWLGFSKNKYGYGYPPNITFKEFSRYKHHEVRRIAFLGNKVWGLGGSILGLIKNKNKNLSKIPQLIFAAKAILLDEEGNYLIGGNPGLLKIPQELPPSHTEKYSTLLNRIPLKFRLIKDRVNYLHKDLQKQVWLGLYKGLFKLEGNQILEIKFKGKSLEDIRGICNYDWQTFLVTTSQQGVFVVKNNQVVQNIGVADGLNAMNCFKCIVDQKKRAWINTSKGINLLSGINDSIKIQDISFELGLQNEKIVDIALSNDTLLFATPDEVLSYFPQSAPLSSPPILIIDEVRVNNIPQVNINNLELKPHQNNLRIAFTALSYKNNKAIKYLYKLIGVAHKWTTTTHRAISFDALPAGRYTFQLKAINLRGIESQLLEVNFTIAQPFHRSIYFFLLILLGLGFLFYLLLKIRITKLKQKHEVEQRTILNQKKKAELEGELRVLEQQALRLQMNPHFIFNALNTIKGYYSSKDIQKANTYISKFSHLLRIILEHKKRTISLAKERELLNLYLKLVMLQYNTNFEFSFTIDPSINPYEVVIPSMLLQPFVENAIIHGISTMLKNGKITINIQRKDSQLYCSIRDNGIGRKAAKQHRFSKTNRVNAIDITKRRLELIQEESEGEASIFINDLYNEQHQALGTEIMLILPYKEEW, encoded by the coding sequence ATGCCCTTTCTATCTATTCCCCGTCTGCCACTATGGTGGGGTCTATGCATGCTCTTGGGCGTATCGAATATTCAAGGACAATCCCCCTATCTAAAGCATTTTTCTTTTTCTGAAGGCCTCCCCTCCAACACGGTGTATGCTGTTTATCAAGACAAACAAGGTTACATTTGGTTTGGAACAAACCTTGGTGTTTGTCGATATAACGGCTATGAAATAGAAAACTTTATTAATAAAGAAGGGATACCTGATTTAGATATTTTTGGCTTTTATGAAGACAGCCAAGACCGCTTGTGGTTTCGCACTTTTAATGGCAAATTAGGCTATTATAAAAATGGGCAGTTCTATAACGAAAATTTCGATTGCGCTTTGCGTGTAAAGAATCCAAGTAGTTTGATTGCAAGCATTCAGGAGTATAAAGGCTCCATTTATTTCACTTATTTTAGAAAAAGGATATTGCAATTAGATTCCACTACTAAGCAACTGCACGATATTAAACTAGATAAAAATGCTGATTTAGTACAGCTTTATAATAATAAAATACTAACAGCCTTACGAGATTGTGATTCCTTTAAGGTTCATTCTTTGGGAGCATTAAAAACACTAAAAAAGATCCCCTGTCCTTCTTTTCTAGAGTTATCGAGAAGTGCTTCCTACAAAGAGGGTTGGTTATTCTCTAACTACAAAACATTAAGGTATTTAGACCTTAAAAAAGGTACCAATACACTCTTAACTAGTTTTAAACGAGACATTATAGCGATTCATACCATTGATTCCTTGGTTTGGGTAGGGACATTTGATGGCGCTTATCTCCTCCGAATAAAAAACGATAGTTCTATTACTATTTTGTCTAGTGTTCTCCGTGGTAAAAAGGTAACGGCTATTTGCAAAGACTTTGAAGGAGGATTATGGTTTAGCACCTTAAACAATGGGGTATATTATGATTATAATACGAACTTAAATATTCACTATTCTACCAAAAATAAAACCGAAGCACTAGGGACAATCTCTTCGCTGTCCGTTGATCAAGACCAAAGAACTTGGTTAGGTTTTTCCAAAAACAAATACGGCTATGGATACCCGCCAAACATAACTTTTAAAGAATTCAGTAGGTATAAGCACCATGAAGTTCGCCGCATTGCATTCTTGGGAAATAAAGTTTGGGGCTTGGGAGGTAGTATTTTGGGTCTAATAAAAAATAAGAACAAAAATCTTAGCAAAATACCTCAATTAATTTTTGCTGCAAAAGCAATTCTTTTGGATGAAGAAGGCAATTACCTAATTGGTGGCAATCCTGGTTTGTTAAAAATTCCTCAAGAATTGCCTCCTAGCCACACAGAGAAGTACAGTACCTTGTTAAATCGCATTCCGCTTAAATTTCGCTTAATAAAAGATAGGGTAAATTACCTGCATAAAGATCTACAAAAACAAGTATGGCTAGGCTTATACAAAGGGCTATTTAAATTGGAGGGCAACCAAATCCTAGAAATTAAATTTAAAGGAAAATCACTTGAAGATATTAGAGGAATTTGTAACTATGATTGGCAAACATTCTTGGTAACAACCAGCCAACAAGGTGTTTTTGTGGTAAAAAATAACCAAGTTGTACAAAACATTGGGGTTGCTGATGGGCTCAATGCTATGAATTGCTTTAAATGTATTGTCGATCAGAAAAAAAGAGCTTGGATAAATACTTCTAAAGGCATCAATTTATTGTCTGGGATAAACGATTCTATCAAAATCCAAGACATATCTTTTGAGTTAGGTTTGCAAAATGAAAAAATTGTCGATATTGCCTTGTCAAATGATACCTTATTGTTTGCTACACCAGACGAAGTTTTGTCTTATTTTCCTCAATCCGCTCCCCTTTCGTCGCCTCCCATTTTAATCATAGATGAAGTTCGTGTCAATAATATTCCTCAAGTCAATATTAACAATTTAGAACTAAAGCCACACCAAAATAATTTAAGAATTGCATTTACTGCCTTGTCTTACAAAAATAACAAAGCGATTAAGTATTTGTATAAATTGATTGGGGTGGCTCATAAATGGACGACCACCACCCATCGAGCCATTTCTTTTGATGCCTTACCAGCAGGTCGTTATACCTTTCAACTCAAAGCGATTAATTTGAGAGGAATTGAAAGTCAGTTATTGGAGGTCAACTTTACAATTGCACAACCCTTTCACAGGAGTATTTATTTTTTTCTACTAATCTTATTGGGCTTAGGCTTTCTATTTTACCTATTGCTCAAAATTAGAATTACAAAGTTAAAACAAAAGCATGAAGTTGAGCAACGAACCATACTGAACCAAAAGAAAAAAGCAGAGCTAGAGGGAGAACTCAGAGTCTTAGAGCAACAAGCGCTTCGATTGCAGATGAATCCCCATTTTATCTTTAATGCACTAAATACCATCAAAGGCTATTATTCTAGCAAAGATATTCAAAAGGCTAATACTTATATCAGCAAATTTTCTCACCTTCTGCGTATTATATTAGAACACAAAAAACGAACCATCAGCTTAGCCAAAGAAAGAGAGTTGTTAAACCTATATCTCAAATTGGTGATGTTGCAATACAATACAAACTTTGAGTTTTCATTCACTATTGATCCTTCCATTAACCCCTATGAGGTCGTCATTCCCTCTATGTTGCTACAGCCTTTTGTCGAAAATGCAATCATACATGGCATTTCAACCATGCTAAAAAATGGAAAAATAACAATCAATATACAAAGAAAAGATTCCCAACTATATTGCTCTATTCGAGACAATGGAATCGGAAGAAAAGCGGCCAAGCAACATAGATTTAGCAAGACCAATCGGGTCAATGCTATTGATATTACCAAAAGACGTTTAGAGTTGATACAGGAAGAGAGTGAAGGAGAGGCTTCTATTTTTATTAATGATTTATACAATGAGCAGCACCAAGCCTTAGGAACAGAGATCATGCTCATTTTACCTTATAAAGAAGAATGGTGA